Below is a genomic region from Anoxybacillus flavithermus.
AATTTCTTTTTCGCGATCAATAATTAGACGAAGGGCAACAGACTGCACGCGTCCTGCACTTAATCCTTTTTTTACTTTTTTCCAAAGCAATGGACTAATGTTGTAGCCGACAAGGCGATCGAGCACGCGGCGCGCTTGTTGCGCATGAACTAAATGCATATTAATGGCGCGCGGTTGTTCAAATGATTGTTTAATCGCATCTTTCGTAATTTCGTTAAATACGACACGACACGGTGATTCTGTGTTCAAATCGAGCAAGTGGGCTAAATGCCAAGCAATCGCTTCCCCTTCGCGATCCGGGTCAGCCGCAAGAAATACTTTTTTTGCTTTTTTCGCCGCTGTTTTCAATTCTTTAATAACCGAACCTTTTCCGCGAATCGTAATATACTTCGGTTCATAATCATTTTGTATGTCAACGCCCATTTGACTTTTTGGCAAATCGCGCACGTGGCCCATCGATGCTTTTACTTTATATTTTTTTCCTAAATATCTTTCAATCGTTTTCGCCTTGGCTGGCGACTCTACAATGACTAAGTAGTCTGACATTATTTTGTCCTCCCTTAAGAGGTAATTCGTAAAGTAAAATCCTCATTATTATTAATGATGATTCGTTCATTTGTCAAACATCATTTTTCGATTTTCTCTTTCATTCATGTAAAAAGATGTCGAAATTCCTCCTCAATATCTTCACTTGACAATATTAATTTTGCTCCTTGTTGAATCAACCGATTAGTCCCAAGCGCCTCTTTTGTTGTGATGTCGCCGGGAATCGCAAACACTTCTCTTCCTTGCTGGAGCGCAAAATGGGCGGTGATGAGCGAGCCGCTTCGCTCTTTCGCTTGTACAACAAGCGTACCGAGCGACAAACCGCTAATGATGCGATTGCGCATCGGAAAATGCCACGTCTGTGGGCGAACGAATGGTGGATATTCTGAAATAATTAATTGCGTTGTCGCTAATTGTCGAAATAATGATTCATTTTCAGGTGGGTACATATAATACAATCCGCCCGCAATGACCGCAATTGTTTCACCATGATGCCGTAAACATAAACGATGTGCTTCAGCATCAACACCTTTGGCTAGTCCGCTCACAACGATCCAGCCGTTTTGAACGAGGGGCGGAAGAACGATATGCATCGCTGCGATTCCTTGGCGCGTTGGCGTCCGTGTCCCTACGACGCTAATTATTTTTTTTCGCTTAAGCAACGCTACGTTTCCTTTCGCATATAGTACCCACGGTGGATCATATATATGTTTCAGCCACTCCGGATAGCCATCATCTTTTATTGTTACAATATGAATGTTTTGTTCCTCATATGTTTTTATCATACGTTTCAATTTGTGACAATGCAAATCATGGAAAAAAGCAGTGAAATGTTTTTGGGGGATCGGAAGTAGTTGTTGAAGTTGTTGTGACGAAAGATGAAAAACG
It encodes:
- a CDS encoding DNA protecting protein DprA, which gives rise to MYDTTRERLIHLHHCRGIGWKSIARLLHADPSLASVFHLSSQQLQQLLPIPQKHFTAFFHDLHCHKLKRMIKTYEEQNIHIVTIKDDGYPEWLKHIYDPPWVLYAKGNVALLKRKKIISVVGTRTPTRQGIAAMHIVLPPLVQNGWIVVSGLAKGVDAEAHRLCLRHHGETIAVIAGGLYYMYPPENESLFRQLATTQLIISEYPPFVRPQTWHFPMRNRIISGLSLGTLVVQAKERSGSLITAHFALQQGREVFAIPGDITTKEALGTNRLIQQGAKLILSSEDIEEEFRHLFT